One genomic segment of Suncus etruscus isolate mSunEtr1 chromosome 15, mSunEtr1.pri.cur, whole genome shotgun sequence includes these proteins:
- the LOC126030656 gene encoding phosphatidylethanolamine-binding protein 1-like, producing MPVDVSQWSGPLSLQEVDEAPQGALHVQYSGAAVDSLGQVLTPTQVKNRPTSISWDGMDAGNLYTLVLTDPDAPSRKDPKFREWHHFLVVNMKGGDISSGTVLSDYVGSGPPKGTGLHRYVWLVYKEDGPLKCDKPVLSNRSGDHRGKFKVASFRKKYGLGAPVAGTCYQAEWDDYVPKLYEQLAGK from the exons ATGCCCGTGGACGTGAGCCAGTGGAGCGGGCCGCTGAGCCTGCAGGAGGTGGACGAGGCGCCGCAGGGCGCGCTGCACGTGCAATACTCCGGGGCGGCCGTCGACTCGCTGGGCCAAGTGCTCACGCCCACGCAG GTGAAGAACCGACCCACCAGCATTTCGTGGGATggcatggatgctgggaatctgtACACCCTGGTCTTAACAGATCCCGATGCTCCAAGCAGGAAGGACCCCAAATTCAG GGAATGGCACCACTTCCTAGTGGTCAACATGAAGGGCGGCGACATCAGCAGCGGCACTGTCCTCTCCGACTATGTAGGCTCCGGTCCCCCCAAGGGCACAG GCCTGCACCGTTACGTCTGGCTGGTTTACAAGGAGGACGGGCCACTGAAGTGTGACAAGCCCGTCCTGAGCAACCGCTCTGGAGATCACCGAGGCAAATTTAAGGTGGCGTCTTTCCGCAAGAAGTATGGGCTGGGGGCTCCTGTGGCGGGCACCTGCTACCAGGCCGAGTGGGACGATTATGTGCCCAAGCTCTACGAGCAGCTGGCGGGAAAGTAG